Proteins from one Amycolatopsis benzoatilytica AK 16/65 genomic window:
- a CDS encoding type II secretion system F family protein codes for MTVSLLLGVGAGAGLALVLAWAAQAAPRRAWPARNTEPARFARSASAVADPPTATLRFGALASVLRRTGLPGASVRRDLRVIGREPDAHLAAKALLATAGLLAPWALQAGLAVLGASPDLAIPAAGTAGLAAAGFVGPDLAVRARATRVRREFRAALSAFLDLVSITLAGGAGVESALVAAAAAGHGPSFDRIRHALREAPTARTTPWRMLHRLGEELDVGELKELAASISLAGTEGARIRASLAAKADALRAHQISDAEAEAHAATERMALPVTLLFLGFLAFIAYPAVTQVLNGL; via the coding sequence ATGACCGTCTCGCTGCTTCTGGGCGTCGGAGCCGGTGCAGGGCTGGCCCTGGTGCTGGCCTGGGCCGCGCAGGCAGCGCCTCGGCGGGCCTGGCCCGCCAGGAACACGGAACCGGCACGCTTCGCCCGGTCGGCGAGCGCGGTCGCGGATCCTCCGACCGCCACGCTGCGCTTCGGGGCCCTCGCGTCCGTGCTGCGACGAACAGGGCTTCCCGGGGCGTCGGTGCGGCGGGATCTGCGTGTGATCGGCCGGGAACCCGACGCTCACCTGGCGGCGAAAGCGCTGCTGGCGACGGCGGGCCTCCTGGCGCCGTGGGCGCTGCAGGCTGGACTCGCAGTGCTGGGCGCCTCGCCGGACCTCGCGATCCCGGCGGCCGGCACCGCAGGACTGGCCGCGGCAGGGTTCGTCGGTCCCGATCTCGCCGTCCGCGCCCGCGCGACGCGGGTGCGACGGGAGTTCCGCGCCGCGTTGTCGGCCTTCCTCGACCTGGTCTCCATCACCCTCGCCGGCGGAGCCGGCGTCGAGAGCGCGCTGGTGGCCGCCGCCGCGGCCGGGCACGGACCGTCGTTCGACCGCATCCGCCACGCGCTGCGGGAGGCACCGACGGCACGCACCACGCCCTGGCGGATGCTGCACCGCCTCGGCGAGGAACTCGACGTCGGCGAGCTGAAAGAGCTCGCCGCGTCGATTTCCCTGGCCGGCACCGAAGGCGCCCGCATCCGGGCATCGCTGGCCGCGAAAGCCGATGCGCTGCGCGCACACCAGATCTCGGACGCGGAAGCCGAAGCACACGCCGCCACCGAACGCATGGCGCTGCCGGTGACTCTGCTGTTCCTCGGCTTCCTCGCGTTCATCGCCTATCCGGCCGTCACCCAAGTCCTCAATGGACTGTGA
- a CDS encoding peptidase inhibitor family I36 protein — MRFKLIGAALLAAAGATAIGALPAAAAPGSQDDGAAVRHEIVAGGRDSGVVTRLDGGWYRCPSGYFCVYDGYDGTGTMAYFRTGTPNLGLQGLDKKVSSQWNRSPWTFAMYTGYNYTGSAGFHPSGSYYNLSPWGSDNNNSSVRRA, encoded by the coding sequence ATGCGTTTCAAGCTCATCGGCGCAGCATTGCTCGCGGCTGCAGGCGCGACCGCGATCGGCGCCCTACCCGCAGCTGCTGCACCCGGCAGCCAGGACGACGGCGCGGCCGTGCGCCACGAGATCGTCGCCGGCGGCCGCGACAGCGGCGTCGTGACGCGCCTCGACGGCGGCTGGTACCGATGTCCGTCCGGGTACTTCTGCGTCTACGACGGATACGACGGCACCGGAACCATGGCCTACTTCCGCACCGGAACACCGAATCTGGGCCTGCAGGGCCTGGACAAGAAGGTCAGCTCCCAGTGGAACCGCAGCCCGTGGACCTTCGCGATGTACACCGGCTACAACTACACCGGCAGCGCCGGCTTCCACCCGTCGGGCAGCTATTACAACCTCTCGCCCTGGGGCAGCGACAACAACAACTCCTCGGTGCGCCGCGCATAG
- a CDS encoding MinD/ParA family ATP-binding protein, which produces MLIALCSVHGSPGVTTTTLALAAHWPLPAGTRRLVVECDPAGGELHTRLGLAGTPGLTSLAAASRHEGERAGLWAHAVPGPAETSVVTAPISAAHARIALGVLAPFAADLLRRERHYRSLVLADCGRMDPASPAEAIARRADLLVVISRARPADIARLAPRLPDLATWTPRPALLLTSPGMSTRDVESALRVRTAGRIPHDRAAAWRARVPRSRAYRTAVTAIARALTPAAPTATPPSPPSRSVDEPAGTSTGGAGIALAPLAHRASPVAPSPSGGNPATGKPQPGKGTP; this is translated from the coding sequence ATGCTGATCGCGCTCTGCTCGGTCCACGGCTCGCCCGGCGTCACCACCACCACGCTCGCCCTGGCCGCGCACTGGCCGCTGCCCGCCGGCACCCGCCGGCTGGTCGTGGAATGCGACCCGGCCGGAGGCGAACTCCACACACGGCTGGGACTCGCCGGCACACCGGGCCTGACCAGCCTCGCCGCCGCCTCCCGCCACGAGGGAGAACGAGCCGGGCTGTGGGCGCACGCCGTTCCCGGCCCGGCCGAGACCTCCGTCGTCACGGCCCCGATCTCGGCCGCGCACGCCCGCATCGCACTGGGCGTCCTCGCGCCCTTCGCCGCCGACCTCCTGCGGCGCGAACGCCACTACCGGTCCCTGGTGCTGGCCGACTGCGGCCGGATGGATCCCGCCTCGCCCGCCGAGGCCATCGCCCGCCGCGCCGACCTGCTCGTGGTGATCAGCCGCGCCCGCCCCGCCGACATCGCCCGTCTGGCTCCGCGACTGCCTGACCTCGCGACCTGGACGCCCCGCCCAGCGCTGCTGCTGACCAGTCCTGGCATGTCCACGCGAGACGTCGAGTCTGCGCTGCGGGTCCGTACCGCGGGCCGGATTCCGCACGACCGGGCCGCGGCCTGGCGTGCCCGCGTCCCGCGCAGCCGCGCCTACCGCACGGCCGTCACTGCGATCGCTCGCGCGCTGACCCCGGCTGCCCCGACCGCGACACCGCCGTCCCCGCCAAGCCGCTCGGTCGACGAGCCTGCCGGCACGTCGACCGGGGGCGCCGGCATTGCGCTTGCGCCGCTCGCGCACCGGGCTTCGCCGGTCGCGCCTTCGCCTTCCGGCGGCAACCCCGCCACCGGAAAACCCCAACCAGGGAAGGGAACACCATGA
- a CDS encoding prepilin peptidase, which produces MTESLPAATAGLLALCAVLSAAVGAAAALVLPHVGSASAKPLAWQVNAAGTAAITIALAVRHGPRAELAIYACAVAVAVPLAVLDWQEHRLPHRWSLVLAGLVGSGWLLLAIARHDWPSLLRAAAASAVVSCGFLVLALLSRGGLGAGDVTLAGALGLLLGWTGWPLVLTAVAAASVAAAIALIATPVRRLHRGRAVVPFGPYLCSGAFLALLLAGGPEHPARDATAAAQPHAVAAAVIDPGDRVREHAGRLLGQAAIARAAVPGPPTRLPPFSAPAPETDEGTP; this is translated from the coding sequence ATGACCGAATCTCTGCCTGCCGCGACCGCCGGGTTGCTGGCCTTGTGCGCGGTCCTGTCCGCCGCCGTCGGCGCCGCTGCCGCACTGGTGCTTCCGCACGTCGGTTCCGCCAGCGCGAAACCGTTGGCGTGGCAGGTGAATGCCGCCGGCACCGCCGCGATCACGATCGCGCTGGCGGTGCGCCACGGCCCGAGGGCGGAACTGGCGATCTACGCCTGTGCGGTCGCCGTGGCCGTGCCGCTGGCGGTCCTCGACTGGCAGGAACACCGCCTTCCCCACCGGTGGTCGCTCGTGTTGGCGGGCCTCGTCGGCTCGGGCTGGCTCCTGCTCGCGATCGCGCGCCACGACTGGCCGTCGTTGCTGCGGGCAGCGGCCGCCTCGGCCGTCGTGTCGTGCGGGTTTCTTGTGCTCGCCCTCCTCAGCCGAGGCGGCCTCGGCGCCGGCGACGTCACCCTCGCCGGGGCGCTCGGCCTGCTGCTGGGCTGGACCGGATGGCCGCTCGTGCTGACGGCGGTGGCTGCGGCCTCGGTCGCGGCTGCCATCGCGTTGATCGCGACACCCGTCCGGCGTCTGCACCGCGGCCGCGCCGTCGTGCCCTTCGGCCCCTACCTGTGCTCCGGCGCATTCCTTGCCCTGCTGCTCGCCGGAGGCCCCGAACACCCGGCCCGCGACGCGACAGCCGCAGCGCAACCGCACGCCGTCGCAGCGGCGGTGATCGATCCCGGCGACCGCGTCCGCGAGCATGCCGGACGCCTCCTCGGACAAGCCGCGATCGCTCGCGCCGCCGTACCCGGACCGCCGACCCGGCTGCCGCCGTTTTCCGCACCAGCACCCGAGACCGACGAGGGGACACCATGA
- a CDS encoding histone-like nucleoid-structuring protein Lsr2: MAQKVNIELVDDIDGTEAAETVSFALDGAAYEIDLSAENAEALRDEMAVYVETARRVSARRAGRSTRGGARAVSAESRARTQAVRRWARDNGFEVSERGRISNQIAEAYENRESVQEAPGTAAGRRGRKRAG; encoded by the coding sequence GTGGCCCAGAAGGTGAATATCGAGCTGGTCGACGACATCGACGGGACCGAGGCAGCGGAAACAGTCTCTTTCGCGCTGGACGGCGCCGCCTACGAAATCGACCTGTCCGCCGAAAACGCCGAGGCCCTTCGCGACGAAATGGCCGTCTATGTCGAGACCGCTCGTCGGGTGTCCGCGCGCCGAGCCGGCCGCTCGACGAGGGGCGGCGCCCGAGCCGTGTCGGCCGAGAGCCGGGCGCGGACTCAGGCCGTGCGCCGGTGGGCTCGGGACAACGGGTTCGAGGTGTCCGAACGCGGCAGGATTTCCAACCAGATCGCGGAAGCGTACGAGAACCGGGAGTCCGTCCAGGAAGCTCCCGGTACTGCTGCAGGGCGTCGCGGCAGGAAACGCGCCGGTTAG
- a CDS encoding type II secretion system F family protein, protein MTGPGSAAVAGGFGAGLGTGLVLLACSVHARATGLRLRVRAAATRAGDAASRPRRGLALRAGAAGGAAVLVTAVTGWIAGGVLAGAAAWFLPALIGPDRVSGRRIARAEAIASWTEMLRDVLSSAAGLEQAVTATAALAPAPVRREVLALTARLHSGQRLPAALRRLAGELADPTADLVLAALVLASQQPTRRLADLLGSLAAAARQHVAMRLRVDAGRARTRTSARVIAATTLAFAAGVVAFDRGYLEPYDTPAGQAILAAVGCLFAAGFAWLSKITAGTGTARVLTLEPTPAADSAPRGGGARP, encoded by the coding sequence GTGACCGGGCCCGGCAGCGCTGCCGTCGCCGGCGGATTCGGCGCGGGCCTCGGAACCGGGCTCGTGCTGCTGGCCTGCTCCGTCCACGCTCGCGCGACTGGTCTGCGGCTCCGTGTGCGCGCCGCGGCGACGCGCGCTGGCGACGCGGCCAGTCGACCCCGTCGAGGGCTGGCGCTGCGCGCGGGCGCAGCGGGCGGTGCGGCCGTGCTCGTCACGGCGGTGACCGGGTGGATTGCCGGCGGCGTGCTGGCAGGGGCGGCGGCATGGTTTCTGCCGGCGCTGATCGGCCCGGACCGCGTATCCGGGCGTCGCATCGCCCGCGCGGAGGCGATCGCGTCGTGGACGGAGATGCTGCGCGACGTCCTGTCGTCCGCGGCCGGCCTGGAGCAGGCGGTCACGGCGACCGCGGCCCTGGCCCCCGCGCCGGTCCGGCGGGAGGTCCTGGCGCTGACCGCGCGGCTGCACTCCGGGCAGCGGCTGCCTGCCGCGTTGCGCCGGCTGGCGGGCGAGCTCGCCGACCCCACCGCCGACCTTGTGCTTGCCGCGCTGGTCCTGGCATCCCAGCAGCCGACCCGCCGCCTTGCCGACCTCCTCGGCTCGCTGGCGGCCGCGGCCCGCCAGCACGTCGCGATGCGGCTGCGCGTCGACGCCGGCCGCGCCCGCACCCGCACCTCGGCACGAGTGATCGCCGCGACGACACTGGCCTTCGCCGCCGGAGTGGTCGCCTTCGACCGCGGCTACCTCGAGCCCTACGACACCCCTGCGGGGCAAGCGATCCTCGCGGCCGTCGGGTGCCTGTTCGCGGCGGGTTTCGCGTGGCTGTCGAAGATCACGGCCGGAACCGGCACTGCACGGGTGCTGACCCTCGAGCCGACTCCGGCCGCGGACAGCGCACCACGCGGCGGAGGTGCCCGGCCATGA
- a CDS encoding CpaF family protein — MTDLHRREPAGGNDAAPADSAESRLKARLLKALESELPRRLRAVDVADVAFVPVSARRDTARGVLSGVLAQHDEDELAAGRVLPGSEVGKRLVEQVLDEVFGLGGLEALLADPEVETIVVNRFDRVFVQYASGRREQVAAVAGSNEELTELVRSLAARASSEERRFDRGSPALNLQLPDGARMFAVLGLTAGGVTACTIRRHRYLVASLAKLRTRGTIDVGLERFLRAVVRARKNVLITGGTGAGKTTLLRALASEMGAGERIVTVEDAFELGLDRDPRLHADVVALQAREANVEGEGAVDQAMLVRWSLRMNPDRVIVGEIRGPEVIPMCNAMSQGNDGSMATIHASSSGIAFTRLASYAAQSPERLPLETTALLVASAVHFVVHLARTADRSTRAVASIREVVGAEHGLVISNEIYRPGPDGRAVPIAGALRTDTLDELVSAGFDVQLLAQPTGWWPR; from the coding sequence ATGACCGATCTGCACCGTCGCGAGCCGGCAGGCGGGAACGACGCAGCGCCGGCCGACTCGGCGGAGTCCCGGCTGAAAGCCCGTCTGCTGAAGGCGTTGGAGTCCGAGCTGCCGCGGCGGTTGCGGGCGGTCGACGTCGCCGACGTCGCCTTCGTCCCGGTGTCGGCGCGACGCGACACGGCTCGGGGCGTGCTGTCCGGCGTGCTCGCGCAGCACGACGAGGACGAGCTCGCGGCGGGCCGGGTTCTTCCGGGCAGCGAGGTCGGCAAGCGGCTGGTCGAGCAGGTCCTCGACGAGGTGTTCGGGCTGGGCGGGCTGGAAGCGCTGCTGGCTGATCCGGAGGTGGAGACGATCGTGGTGAACAGGTTCGACCGGGTCTTCGTGCAGTACGCCTCCGGCCGCCGCGAGCAGGTGGCGGCGGTGGCCGGGTCGAACGAGGAGCTGACGGAGCTGGTGCGGTCGCTTGCAGCGCGCGCGTCCTCGGAGGAGCGGCGTTTCGATCGCGGGTCGCCGGCGTTGAATCTGCAGCTGCCTGACGGCGCGCGGATGTTCGCGGTGCTCGGCCTGACCGCGGGCGGGGTGACGGCGTGCACGATCCGGCGGCACCGGTATCTCGTTGCGTCGCTGGCGAAACTGCGCACGCGCGGCACGATCGACGTCGGGCTGGAGCGGTTCCTGCGCGCGGTCGTGCGGGCGCGGAAGAACGTGCTGATCACCGGCGGCACCGGCGCGGGCAAGACCACGCTGTTGCGTGCGCTGGCGTCGGAGATGGGCGCGGGGGAGCGGATCGTGACCGTCGAGGACGCGTTCGAGCTGGGGCTCGACCGCGATCCCCGCCTGCACGCCGACGTGGTCGCGTTGCAGGCGCGGGAAGCCAACGTGGAAGGCGAGGGCGCGGTCGACCAGGCGATGCTCGTGCGGTGGAGCCTGCGGATGAACCCGGACCGCGTGATCGTCGGCGAGATCCGCGGGCCCGAGGTCATTCCGATGTGCAACGCCATGAGCCAGGGCAACGACGGCTCGATGGCGACGATCCACGCGTCGAGCTCCGGGATCGCCTTCACCCGGCTGGCGTCCTACGCGGCGCAGAGCCCGGAGCGGCTGCCGCTGGAGACCACGGCCTTGCTGGTGGCATCAGCGGTGCATTTCGTCGTGCATCTGGCCCGGACGGCGGACCGGAGCACCCGGGCGGTCGCGTCGATCAGGGAAGTCGTCGGCGCCGAGCACGGTCTCGTGATCTCCAACGAAATCTACCGGCCCGGCCCGGACGGGCGAGCCGTGCCGATCGCGGGCGCGTTGCGCACCGACACCCTCGACGAGCTGGTGTCGGCGGGATTCGACGTGCAGCTGCTCGCCCAGCCGACGGGCTGGTGGCCGCGGTGA
- a CDS encoding tyrosine-type recombinase/integrase, whose protein sequence is MALAVARSLGSAQRLRTPQEFEDFEQELVDQYALAMVGAGLTDSYVSRERAVVFDFIHFLGRPVWTAEPADADRYLVYLRRERGSAKSTVRHKALSLAGYYDFLISRYQGDIHALTGHVLSQPIDEHNRPARTEHGAGRVPPSESEVDTLFSAWAASLKEARKFLPAARDYFAASLWRRAGLRIQETVMLDIRDWRPDLGDYGKLHVRFGKGSCGRGPKTRLVPAINSVDALMSWWLMDIRHQFGDDWADPDAPMLPSERRDRDTGRCLRAGDDALRSGLADAVSRWLPSWEGTLTPHGLRHFCASSLYAHGVDLKAIQDLLGHEWLSTTTRYIHVQAEHIEQAWDAANNRVAARLADEQE, encoded by the coding sequence ATGGCGCTGGCGGTGGCGCGTTCGCTCGGGTCCGCCCAGCGGCTTCGGACGCCACAGGAGTTTGAGGACTTCGAGCAGGAACTGGTCGACCAGTACGCGCTGGCGATGGTCGGCGCTGGACTGACCGACAGCTACGTCTCCCGTGAACGCGCGGTCGTGTTCGACTTCATCCACTTTCTTGGGCGTCCAGTATGGACAGCCGAGCCAGCCGACGCCGACCGATACCTCGTCTACCTCCGACGCGAGCGTGGCTCGGCGAAGTCCACTGTCCGGCACAAAGCGTTGTCGTTGGCCGGGTACTACGACTTTCTGATCTCCCGGTACCAGGGCGACATTCACGCGCTTACTGGTCACGTTCTTAGCCAGCCGATCGATGAGCACAATCGACCGGCCCGCACCGAACACGGCGCCGGTCGCGTGCCCCCTTCGGAATCCGAGGTCGACACCTTGTTCAGCGCCTGGGCCGCCAGCCTCAAGGAAGCACGCAAGTTCCTGCCAGCGGCACGTGACTACTTCGCCGCATCGCTGTGGCGTCGGGCAGGCCTGCGGATTCAGGAGACCGTGATGCTCGACATCCGCGACTGGCGTCCTGATCTGGGCGACTACGGAAAGCTGCATGTGCGGTTCGGCAAGGGCAGCTGCGGACGCGGCCCCAAGACCCGCCTGGTCCCCGCAATCAACTCCGTTGACGCCTTGATGTCGTGGTGGCTCATGGACATTCGTCATCAGTTCGGAGACGACTGGGCTGACCCGGACGCCCCGATGCTGCCCAGCGAACGACGTGACCGCGACACCGGGAGGTGCCTTCGAGCTGGAGACGACGCGTTGCGCTCGGGTCTGGCCGATGCGGTGTCTCGCTGGCTCCCCAGCTGGGAGGGCACGCTGACGCCGCACGGGCTCCGGCACTTCTGTGCGTCGTCGCTCTACGCGCACGGCGTGGATCTCAAGGCGATCCAGGACTTGCTCGGCCACGAATGGCTTTCGACCACGACTCGCTACATCCATGTCCAGGCCGAGCACATCGAGCAAGCTTGGGACGCCGCGAACAATCGGGTGGCAGCGCGTCTCGCTGACGAACAGGAGTGA
- a CDS encoding ANTAR domain-containing protein, translating to MTSDERQAQLAEAIEGLADAEGVPVAVRHICAVCVAELDASGVALYLSGLHALIEPVYATHLASEGLAEAQAMLGDGPAWACRAEVKEVSAPDLADPAEQRRWPLFAGAAARAGLRFALDLPVVAGGVPVAVLSIHRRWPGGLPLGHHQDARRFAALIRSLLLEHATPDASDTDRNPLDRIFSGRLHTRWTKVHQASGIAAAQLGTDMTEALLRLRATALATGRALPDVADEVLTGARSYQSDRG from the coding sequence ATGACCTCCGACGAGCGGCAAGCACAGCTGGCCGAGGCAATTGAGGGATTAGCGGATGCCGAAGGTGTGCCGGTGGCGGTCCGGCACATCTGTGCGGTTTGTGTGGCCGAGCTCGACGCTTCGGGCGTCGCTTTGTACCTGAGCGGGCTGCATGCGCTGATCGAGCCGGTATACGCCACCCATCTGGCCAGCGAGGGCCTCGCCGAAGCGCAAGCGATGCTCGGCGACGGCCCGGCCTGGGCCTGCCGGGCCGAGGTCAAGGAGGTGTCCGCCCCCGATCTCGCGGACCCGGCGGAGCAGCGACGCTGGCCGCTGTTCGCCGGTGCCGCCGCCCGCGCCGGCCTGCGGTTCGCGCTCGACCTGCCCGTCGTGGCCGGCGGTGTCCCGGTGGCCGTGCTCTCCATTCACCGCCGATGGCCGGGCGGATTGCCGCTCGGCCACCATCAGGACGCGCGGCGGTTCGCCGCACTCATCCGGAGCCTGCTGCTCGAGCACGCCACCCCAGACGCTTCGGACACCGACCGGAACCCATTGGATCGGATCTTCTCCGGCCGCCTGCACACCCGATGGACCAAAGTCCACCAGGCCAGCGGGATTGCCGCTGCCCAACTGGGCACCGACATGACCGAGGCGCTGCTGCGTCTGCGCGCCACCGCCCTCGCCACGGGCCGCGCTCTCCCCGATGTCGCCGACGAAGTGTTGACCGGAGCGCGCAGCTACCAATCCGATCGCGGCTGA
- a CDS encoding SAF domain-containing protein has product MARSAPPAREPASDAGTPAWLDRTGNPAAAPSPRRRLPFLLTGALLVVGCVAGSLWWNTAETGRTDVLVIARPVPIGHLLAAGDLRTASVAVPGDVDTVAARDLDRVVGRPAATGLDPGTLLSGHSLGGPTTPVPGHAVAAVALKPGQVPPRLETGTTVTVVVTPPPPGAPVAAPAGTQWPAVVIDVQQEGTDQTTVVSLDLDAQDAPLVAQTPPGQLALVQVPAAGGR; this is encoded by the coding sequence ATGGCCCGATCGGCACCGCCTGCCCGCGAACCCGCGTCCGACGCAGGCACTCCGGCGTGGCTCGACCGCACCGGCAACCCCGCGGCGGCGCCGAGCCCGCGCCGCCGCTTGCCCTTCCTGCTGACCGGCGCGCTCCTGGTCGTCGGTTGCGTCGCCGGCTCCCTCTGGTGGAACACCGCCGAAACCGGCCGCACCGACGTCCTCGTCATCGCCAGACCGGTGCCGATCGGGCACCTGCTCGCCGCCGGCGATCTGCGCACCGCGTCGGTCGCAGTCCCCGGTGACGTCGACACCGTCGCGGCCCGGGATCTCGACCGGGTCGTCGGCCGGCCGGCGGCGACCGGCCTCGACCCTGGGACGCTGCTGTCGGGCCACAGCCTGGGCGGGCCGACGACCCCGGTTCCCGGGCACGCCGTCGCGGCGGTCGCGCTCAAACCGGGCCAGGTGCCGCCACGGCTGGAGACCGGAACGACGGTGACCGTCGTCGTCACTCCGCCGCCGCCCGGCGCCCCCGTCGCCGCGCCCGCCGGAACCCAGTGGCCCGCCGTCGTGATCGACGTCCAGCAGGAAGGAACCGACCAGACCACCGTGGTCTCACTCGACCTCGACGCCCAGGACGCGCCGCTGGTCGCCCAAACCCCGCCCGGGCAGCTCGCCCTCGTGCAAGTGCCCGCCGCCGGAGGCCGCTGA
- a CDS encoding helix-turn-helix domain-containing protein, which yields MLWNLRLKAAERGIWKSTELRRRLAEAGLEISAGKMSGLWTGSPTTIRLDDLDIICAVLDCQPSDLLICEPEKVAARRPARRERATADGVAVVRPRLGRNRTTPPA from the coding sequence GTGCTGTGGAATCTGCGGCTCAAGGCCGCCGAGCGCGGGATCTGGAAGTCCACTGAACTCCGGCGGCGGCTGGCCGAGGCCGGCCTGGAGATCAGCGCGGGCAAGATGTCCGGCCTGTGGACCGGCTCGCCGACCACCATCCGGCTTGATGACCTCGACATCATCTGCGCGGTCCTGGACTGCCAGCCCTCGGACCTGTTGATCTGTGAACCCGAAAAAGTCGCAGCTCGACGGCCCGCTCGACGCGAGCGCGCGACTGCGGACGGTGTGGCTGTCGTTCGTCCTCGGCTCGGGCGCAACCGGACGACACCACCGGCATGA